One region of Chryseobacterium muglaense genomic DNA includes:
- a CDS encoding sugar kinase — protein MGKILTFGEIIMRLSPPGNKTMKQSHEMEFFFGGTELNVASSLATMGCEVKHISCVSDDFVGESALSFVKSFGIDTRFINKNDHPLGLYFLEVGSSVRASRIAYNRLNGSFANIKPEQIDWKKALEGCEYFHWTGISPGISEGAYESLKEGLLTAREMGIEVTTDPAYRSNLWKYGKNGNEVLKELVSLSTIFIGGVNEINEILGTQFQSNKEGFLEACEELKQQCPSIHKIFDKIRIGVTASSQQTQGRALINGNYFETNLLEVNPVVDRIGTGDAFAAGLIYGLLNFDDEKALNFANAACAIKHTILGDINYCSAEDILEVMAGNSGGRIKR, from the coding sequence ATGGGCAAAATACTTACTTTCGGTGAAATCATCATGCGACTTTCGCCTCCAGGAAACAAAACAATGAAGCAAAGCCACGAAATGGAATTTTTCTTCGGCGGAACGGAGCTTAATGTAGCCTCTTCATTGGCAACAATGGGTTGTGAAGTGAAGCATATAAGTTGTGTTTCTGATGATTTCGTTGGCGAATCGGCACTTTCTTTCGTAAAAAGCTTTGGAATAGATACTCGTTTTATCAATAAAAACGACCATCCTTTAGGCTTATATTTCCTTGAAGTTGGGTCATCAGTTCGTGCAAGCAGAATCGCTTACAATAGACTTAACGGATCTTTTGCAAACATTAAACCAGAGCAAATCGACTGGAAAAAAGCTTTGGAAGGTTGTGAGTATTTTCACTGGACTGGCATTAGTCCTGGGATTTCTGAGGGTGCTTATGAATCTTTAAAAGAAGGTTTATTGACTGCGCGTGAAATGGGAATTGAAGTGACAACCGATCCGGCTTACCGTTCAAACCTTTGGAAATACGGCAAAAACGGAAATGAGGTTTTAAAAGAATTAGTTTCATTATCTACAATTTTCATCGGTGGTGTGAATGAAATTAATGAGATTTTAGGAACTCAGTTTCAATCCAACAAAGAAGGTTTCCTGGAAGCTTGTGAAGAATTAAAACAACAATGTCCATCTATTCACAAAATTTTCGACAAAATAAGAATCGGGGTTACAGCAAGTTCTCAGCAAACGCAGGGAAGAGCTTTAATCAACGGAAATTATTTTGAAACAAATCTTTTAGAAGTAAATCCTGTAGTCGACAGAATAGGAACAGGTGATGCTTTTGCAGCAGGTCTAATTTATGGGTTATTAAATTTCGACGATGAAAAAGCCCTAAACTTTGCCAACGCAGCTTGTGCCATCAAACATACTATTTTAGGCGACATCAACTATTGCAGCGCAGAAGACATCCTCGAAGTAATGGCCGGAAATTCAGGCGGAAGAATCAAAAGGTAA
- the uxaC gene encoding glucuronate isomerase, whose product MKSFITDNFLLQNKYAEELYFKYAEKQPIIDYHNHLIPKDIAEDTVFENISKVWIAGDHYKWRAMRTMGVNEKFITGDASDKEKFEAWAKTVPYTLRNPLYHWTHLELKRYFGIDELLNEKNASDIYDNITAQLQTPEKSTRGLLKMMNVESLCTTEDPIDILNYHQDLAKSDFDIKVSTAFRPDKAILIENHNFADYISKLGESAGIEINSYQTLCDALLKRVEYFHENGCRLCDHGLNNISFEEASEAEVSTIFNDKISGKVIAEKQVNQFKTAILLFLGETYHKFGWVQQFHLGALRNNNERMHRILGPDTGWDSIGDFVQAETLSKLLNTLDGKDKLTKTILYNLNPADNEIFATMIGNFNDGSIKGKVQFGSGWWFLDQKDGMIKQMNALSNMGLISCFVGMLTDSRSFLSFPRHEYFRRVLCNLFGEEMKNGELPDDMELIGKTISDICYHNAKNYFDF is encoded by the coding sequence ATGAAATCTTTTATAACAGATAATTTTTTATTACAAAATAAATACGCGGAAGAATTATACTTCAAATACGCAGAAAAACAGCCTATCATCGATTATCATAATCATTTGATTCCTAAAGATATTGCTGAAGATACGGTTTTCGAAAATATATCTAAAGTTTGGATTGCGGGCGATCATTACAAATGGCGTGCAATGCGTACGATGGGAGTGAACGAAAAGTTTATCACAGGCGACGCTTCAGATAAAGAAAAATTCGAAGCTTGGGCTAAAACGGTTCCTTATACTTTAAGAAACCCGCTATATCATTGGACGCATTTAGAATTAAAGCGTTATTTCGGAATTGATGAATTATTGAACGAAAAAAACGCATCAGATATTTACGACAACATTACCGCGCAGCTTCAGACTCCTGAAAAGTCGACAAGAGGGTTGCTGAAAATGATGAACGTAGAATCTTTGTGTACAACAGAAGATCCGATTGATATTTTAAATTATCACCAGGACTTAGCGAAAAGTGATTTTGATATTAAAGTAAGTACGGCTTTCCGTCCGGATAAGGCGATTCTTATTGAAAATCACAACTTCGCAGATTATATTTCTAAATTAGGCGAGTCGGCAGGAATTGAGATTAATTCTTACCAGACTTTATGTGATGCTTTACTAAAAAGAGTAGAATATTTCCACGAAAACGGATGCAGATTATGCGACCACGGATTGAACAATATTTCTTTCGAAGAAGCATCTGAAGCTGAAGTAAGCACAATCTTCAACGATAAAATTTCAGGAAAAGTAATCGCTGAAAAACAGGTTAACCAGTTCAAAACTGCCATTTTATTGTTCTTGGGCGAAACTTACCATAAATTCGGATGGGTTCAGCAGTTCCATTTGGGAGCGTTGAGAAACAACAACGAAAGAATGCACAGAATCTTGGGTCCTGATACAGGATGGGATTCTATAGGAGACTTCGTGCAGGCTGAAACTTTATCTAAATTATTAAATACTTTAGACGGAAAAGATAAACTCACCAAAACAATTCTATATAACCTAAATCCTGCCGACAATGAGATTTTCGCAACAATGATCGGGAATTTCAACGACGGCAGTATCAAAGGAAAAGTACAATTCGGTTCCGGATGGTGGTTTTTGGATCAAAAAGACGGAATGATCAAGCAAATGAATGCCCTTTCAAATATGGGATTAATCAGCTGTTTCGTAGGAATGTTAACAGATTCGAGAAGTTTCTTATCTTTCCCAAGACACGAATATTTCAGAAGAGTTTTGTGTAACTTATTCGGTGAAGAAATGAAAAATGGTGAATTGCCGGATGATATGGAACTTATCGGAAAAACCATTTCTGATATCTGTTATCACAATGCTAAAAATTATTTCGATTTTTAG
- a CDS encoding MFS transporter, with translation MSSVKSLKPSQYRWTICLLLFLATTINYLDRQVLSLTWKDFIAPEFHWNNNDYGNITALFSIFYAVGMLFAGKFVDWMDTKKGFLWAIGVWSIGAVLHAFCGIATSGILTGEWTAGFHGSKELIGTVSNTGAIISTSVTLFIFARFVLAIGEAGNFPAAIKTTAEYFPKKDRAFSTSIWNAGATVGALAAPLTIPFIAKSMGWEWAFIIIGALGFVWMGLWVFVYKKPHEHKRVNEHELTYINQDQDDLPNENPSAPEKVFTFRECFSYRQTWAFAFGKFMTDGVWWFFLFWTPAYLSSVYGMDSTQSALPLFVLYMITLLSIIGGWLPKYFVEKKGMNAYSGRMKAMLIFAFFPLLALLAQPLGSATYWIPVLIIGIAGAAHQAWSANIFSTVGDMFPKKAIATITGIGGMAGGIGSFIINKSSGVLFDHAHKAWSTIDGVPLLEKYPQYINERLPDDFFKQLEKSGAIVVDGIDKGYMIIFSVCAVAYLIAWAVMKTLVPKYKVISK, from the coding sequence ATGAGTTCAGTTAAATCTCTAAAACCGAGTCAGTATAGGTGGACAATCTGCTTGCTATTATTCCTTGCTACAACGATTAATTATTTAGACCGTCAGGTTTTATCATTAACGTGGAAAGATTTTATCGCTCCGGAATTTCATTGGAACAATAACGATTACGGAAATATCACCGCTTTATTCTCGATTTTCTATGCAGTGGGAATGCTTTTCGCTGGAAAATTTGTAGACTGGATGGACACAAAAAAAGGTTTCCTTTGGGCAATCGGAGTTTGGTCTATCGGGGCCGTTTTACACGCATTCTGTGGAATAGCAACTTCAGGAATCCTTACAGGAGAATGGACAGCAGGTTTCCACGGATCTAAAGAATTGATTGGAACAGTTTCTAATACTGGAGCAATTATCAGCACTAGTGTAACCTTATTCATTTTTGCACGTTTCGTTTTAGCTATTGGTGAAGCAGGAAATTTCCCGGCAGCTATTAAAACGACCGCAGAATATTTCCCTAAAAAAGACAGAGCATTTTCTACAAGTATCTGGAACGCAGGAGCAACAGTTGGAGCTTTGGCGGCACCGCTTACCATCCCTTTCATTGCAAAATCAATGGGTTGGGAATGGGCATTTATCATTATTGGCGCATTAGGATTTGTATGGATGGGACTTTGGGTTTTCGTTTACAAAAAACCTCACGAACATAAAAGAGTTAACGAACACGAATTAACGTATATCAACCAGGATCAGGACGATCTTCCTAATGAAAATCCTTCAGCTCCCGAAAAAGTATTTACGTTCAGAGAATGTTTCAGCTACAGACAAACTTGGGCTTTTGCCTTCGGAAAGTTCATGACAGACGGTGTTTGGTGGTTCTTTTTATTCTGGACTCCGGCGTATTTAAGTTCGGTTTACGGAATGGATTCCACTCAAAGTGCATTACCGTTATTCGTACTGTACATGATTACTTTACTTTCTATCATCGGAGGATGGCTTCCAAAATATTTCGTTGAAAAGAAGGGAATGAACGCTTATTCAGGAAGAATGAAAGCGATGTTAATCTTTGCGTTTTTCCCTTTATTGGCACTTTTAGCACAACCTCTTGGCTCAGCAACGTACTGGATTCCGGTTTTAATTATCGGTATTGCAGGAGCGGCACACCAAGCTTGGTCAGCAAATATCTTCTCAACTGTAGGCGATATGTTCCCTAAAAAAGCCATCGCAACCATCACCGGAATTGGTGGAATGGCAGGAGGAATCGGCTCATTTATCATCAATAAATCTTCAGGAGTACTTTTCGATCACGCTCACAAAGCATGGTCAACTATTGACGGAGTTCCTTTACTAGAAAAATATCCTCAATACATCAACGAAAGATTACCAGACGATTTTTTCAAACAACTTGAAAAATCAGGAGCAATCGTCGTAGACGGAATCGATAAAGGATACATGATTATTTTCTCCGTTTGTGCAGTAGCATACCTTATTGCATGGGCGGTAATGAAAACATTGGTTCCTAAATATAAAGTAATCAGTAAATAA
- the kduI gene encoding 5-dehydro-4-deoxy-D-glucuronate isomerase — translation MTKSEFRYAHHPEDVKKYTTEDLRREFLMNDLFNEDQINVVYSMYDRMIVGGAMPVKSALKLEPTDDLKAENFLDRRELGIINVGAAGKVTVDGEVFELGNKEALYIGKGAKDVVFESGNEGQTLFYFNSAPAHHSYPTKKITKNEAEIVELGETKYANRRTINKLIVNSVLETCQLQMGMTELHEGSVWNTMPSHTHTRRMEAYFYFDLEEGQAVSHFLGQPNGTRHIFMKNNEAVLSPEWSIHSGVGTSNYTFIWGMAGENMDYGDMDAVKTNELK, via the coding sequence ATGACAAAATCAGAATTTCGTTACGCCCATCATCCTGAAGATGTAAAAAAATATACAACTGAAGACCTGAGAAGGGAGTTTTTGATGAATGATTTATTTAATGAAGATCAAATCAATGTAGTATATTCTATGTATGATAGAATGATTGTTGGAGGAGCAATGCCTGTGAAAAGTGCGTTGAAGCTCGAGCCAACAGACGATTTAAAAGCTGAGAATTTCTTAGACCGAAGAGAATTAGGAATTATCAACGTAGGTGCAGCCGGAAAGGTAACTGTTGACGGTGAAGTTTTCGAACTGGGAAATAAAGAAGCTTTATACATCGGTAAAGGAGCAAAAGATGTTGTTTTTGAAAGCGGAAATGAGGGTCAGACTTTATTCTATTTCAATTCTGCACCAGCTCATCATTCTTATCCTACAAAGAAAATTACTAAAAACGAAGCTGAAATTGTAGAATTAGGTGAAACAAAATATGCAAACAGACGTACAATTAATAAACTGATTGTAAACAGCGTATTAGAAACTTGCCAGCTACAAATGGGAATGACCGAGTTGCACGAAGGAAGTGTTTGGAACACCATGCCTTCTCATACACATACCCGTAGAATGGAAGCTTATTTTTATTTTGATCTGGAGGAAGGTCAGGCGGTAAGTCACTTTTTAGGACAGCCAAATGGAACCCGTCATATCTTTATGAAAAACAACGAAGCGGTATTGTCTCCGGAATGGTCTATTCACTCAGGTGTTGGTACTTCCAACTACACATTTATCTGGGGAATGGCAGGAGAAAATATGGATTATGGTGATATGGACGCTGTTAAAACTAACGAACTAAAGTAA
- a CDS encoding gluconate 5-dehydrogenase, translating into MNLFDLSGKVAVVTGGTHGLGMAMAEGLASAGAELAITSTTPSKLEEALNYYRSKGYSATGYLFDVTDELEAAQKVALMEATHGKIDILVNNAGIIKRIPALEMEIEDFRKVIDVDLTGPFIMSKLIGKHMIKRKSGKIINICSMMSELGRDNLVAYASAKGGLKMLTKNLATEWAKHNIQVNGIGPGYFATAQTEPIRVDGHPFNDFIISRTPEGRWGNPEDLAGTAIFLASDASKFINGHIIYVDGGILATIGKPSNE; encoded by the coding sequence ATGAATTTATTCGATTTATCCGGAAAAGTAGCCGTTGTAACAGGCGGAACTCACGGATTAGGTATGGCAATGGCTGAAGGTCTTGCCTCTGCAGGTGCTGAGCTGGCAATAACGAGTACAACACCGTCAAAATTAGAGGAAGCTTTAAACTATTATCGCTCTAAAGGATATAGTGCAACCGGTTACCTTTTTGATGTGACTGACGAGTTGGAAGCTGCTCAGAAAGTAGCTTTAATGGAAGCAACGCATGGAAAAATAGACATCTTGGTCAACAACGCAGGAATCATTAAACGTATTCCGGCTTTGGAAATGGAGATAGAAGACTTTAGAAAAGTAATCGATGTAGATCTTACCGGCCCTTTCATCATGTCCAAATTAATTGGGAAACACATGATTAAAAGAAAATCTGGTAAAATCATCAATATTTGCTCAATGATGAGTGAGCTTGGTCGTGATAATTTAGTAGCGTATGCTTCTGCAAAAGGTGGACTGAAAATGCTTACCAAAAATTTAGCAACAGAATGGGCAAAACACAATATTCAGGTGAACGGTATCGGTCCCGGATATTTTGCGACAGCTCAGACAGAACCAATCCGAGTAGACGGTCATCCGTTTAACGATTTTATCATCAGTAGAACTCCGGAAGGAAGATGGGGAAATCCAGAAGATCTTGCAGGTACAGCTATTTTCTTAGCTTCAGACGCAAGTAAGTTCATCAATGGACACATCATCTACGTTGATGGTGGTATTTTGGCAACCATCGGAAAACCTTCCAACGAGTAA
- a CDS encoding beta/alpha barrel domain-containing protein, with protein MTKIQTVTNAIISQGVLPLYYNADETVTLDILRSLYKAGIRAVEYTSRGEAALSNFTKMVEIRNAEMPEMLLGIGTIKNLKQAEEYYNVGADFFISPGFVAEVAAFLIPKDVLYSPGCMTPTEIITAEAGGVTFIKLFPGNALGAGFMNAIKDVFPNLKFMPTGGVDTTKESIESWFKAGVSAVGMGSKLVSKELMLAKDYSTIEIETKKVLDIIQSLK; from the coding sequence ATGACAAAAATTCAAACAGTTACGAACGCTATTATCAGTCAGGGAGTTTTGCCTCTGTATTATAATGCTGACGAAACGGTAACTTTAGATATACTGAGATCACTTTACAAAGCAGGAATCCGTGCGGTGGAATATACAAGCCGTGGTGAAGCTGCGTTAAGTAATTTTACAAAAATGGTCGAAATCCGTAATGCGGAAATGCCGGAAATGCTTTTAGGAATTGGTACAATCAAGAATTTGAAGCAAGCTGAAGAATATTACAATGTTGGGGCAGATTTCTTTATCAGTCCGGGTTTTGTGGCGGAAGTTGCAGCATTTTTAATTCCAAAAGACGTATTGTACAGTCCGGGTTGCATGACTCCGACAGAAATTATCACTGCTGAAGCAGGAGGAGTAACGTTCATTAAATTATTCCCTGGAAATGCTTTGGGTGCAGGATTTATGAATGCCATCAAAGATGTATTCCCAAATCTGAAATTTATGCCGACAGGTGGAGTCGATACTACTAAAGAAAGCATCGAAAGCTGGTTTAAAGCTGGTGTATCTGCGGTAGGAATGGGTAGTAAATTGGTAAGTAAAGAATTAATGCTTGCTAAAGATTATTCTACAATTGAAATTGAAACTAAAAAAGTGCTGGATATTATTCAGTCTTTAAAATAA